A DNA window from Pontiella agarivorans contains the following coding sequences:
- a CDS encoding helix-turn-helix domain-containing protein, with translation MNRCASVRPPETPINLEKAVGDFERSLIHEALEKCNGVHTQAARHLGTTRRILRYRMDKLGIEPQYGKNV, from the coding sequence ATGAACCGCTGCGCCAGCGTCCGGCCCCCGGAGACTCCGATCAACCTTGAAAAGGCCGTCGGCGATTTTGAGCGCAGCCTGATACATGAGGCACTGGAAAAATGCAACGGTGTCCATACCCAGGCCGCCAGACACCTCGGCACCACCCGCCGCATTCTGCGCTACCGTATGGATAAACTTGGCATTGAACCTCAATACGGAAAAAACGTCTAA